A single genomic interval of Arthrobacter globiformis harbors:
- a CDS encoding DUF6318 family protein has translation MTSRTCISERLRLPLISAVAVSVIAVSGCSGGGDPQAGPTATAVVSPDQSASGLASATRSATPTPKPTPVYRPADAKGRAQNVPVPVKPALADKNTKEGLEAFTQYWFQALSYAYETGNSKLMEAGSGPNCRFCNGLRDNIKNAWQGKQWIVGGKIQTPSVSGLYKEGATSQQATVQVIQQEITIYKADGTPFPDVTKQTNTGSQAVAKFGSSGWTVIDLGLIR, from the coding sequence ATGACTTCTCGTACCTGCATTTCTGAACGCCTCCGTCTGCCTTTAATCTCCGCCGTCGCTGTGTCCGTCATTGCAGTCAGTGGCTGTAGCGGCGGTGGGGACCCGCAGGCTGGTCCTACCGCCACGGCCGTGGTGTCGCCAGACCAGTCCGCTTCCGGTTTGGCATCTGCGACGCGTAGTGCCACTCCCACGCCCAAGCCGACGCCGGTGTACAGGCCTGCCGACGCCAAGGGGAGAGCGCAGAACGTCCCCGTTCCGGTCAAGCCAGCCTTGGCGGACAAGAATACGAAAGAGGGGTTGGAGGCGTTTACCCAGTACTGGTTTCAGGCCCTCTCCTACGCCTATGAGACCGGTAACTCTAAGTTGATGGAAGCGGGAAGCGGTCCCAACTGCCGGTTTTGCAATGGGCTCCGGGACAACATCAAAAATGCGTGGCAAGGTAAACAATGGATTGTCGGAGGCAAAATACAAACTCCGTCGGTGAGTGGGCTATACAAAGAAGGGGCAACGTCGCAGCAGGCGACAGTACAAGTCATTCAACAGGAGATCACCATCTACAAAGCGGATGGGACGCCCTTCCCCGACGTGACCAAGCAAACCAATACCGGATCCCAGGCCGTGGCTAAATTCGGTTCGTCGGGTTGGACCGTGATAGACCTCGGTCTAATTCGCTGA
- a CDS encoding patatin-like phospholipase family protein: MNTTPSSTLNTTLTTASDRPTSDQDQPQVDATKRVRAVGERALVLGGGGSTGNAWLIGVIAGLFEAALDVTDADLVIGTSAGSTAAAQIAGATPGELFAAILAAAPQQRTGPVGSDGGRVPIRSAADHMERTGAIIAAAEDAADMRRRVGAAALEMDASSDGSGQTRWRATVAARLPSQLWPERRMLITAVDALTGEPVVFDRHSGVDLVDAVAASCASSFAYRIGDSRYIDGGYRSNADNADLAARYARVLVLSPFGGRTRTPVGWGMHLATQVDELRARGSRVETIFPDSNSEHMFGANAMDLSLRPPAARAGSNQGRALAEQLTAFWR; this comes from the coding sequence ATGAACACAACACCTTCTTCAACTCTGAACACCACCTTGACGACGGCCTCCGACCGGCCGACGTCCGACCAGGATCAGCCGCAGGTCGACGCCACAAAGCGGGTGCGCGCCGTGGGCGAGCGAGCTTTGGTCCTTGGTGGCGGCGGATCGACAGGCAACGCGTGGTTGATTGGCGTCATTGCTGGCCTGTTCGAGGCCGCGCTCGATGTGACCGACGCTGATCTGGTCATCGGGACGTCGGCCGGATCGACGGCCGCGGCCCAGATAGCCGGAGCGACCCCGGGCGAGCTGTTTGCCGCCATCCTTGCCGCGGCACCCCAGCAACGGACCGGTCCCGTCGGATCCGACGGTGGACGCGTTCCGATCAGGTCGGCGGCGGACCACATGGAGAGAACGGGCGCAATCATCGCTGCCGCCGAGGATGCGGCCGACATGCGCCGCAGAGTGGGCGCGGCGGCACTGGAAATGGATGCGTCGTCGGACGGTTCCGGGCAAACGCGGTGGCGCGCTACCGTCGCCGCCCGGCTTCCCAGTCAGCTTTGGCCGGAACGGCGGATGCTCATCACGGCCGTCGATGCCCTAACCGGTGAACCGGTCGTGTTCGACCGCCATAGCGGGGTCGACTTGGTGGACGCAGTCGCCGCAAGCTGTGCCAGTAGCTTCGCCTACAGGATCGGCGACAGCAGATACATCGACGGCGGCTACCGATCCAACGCCGACAATGCCGATCTCGCAGCCAGATACGCACGGGTGCTGGTGCTCTCGCCATTCGGGGGCAGAACACGGACGCCGGTGGGCTGGGGCATGCATCTCGCAACACAGGTCGACGAGCTACGCGCACGCGGCAGCAGAGTCGAAACGATCTTCCCGGATAGCAACTCCGAGCACATGTTCGGCGCCAATGCGATGGATCTGTCGCTGCGTCCGCCCGCTGCTCGAGCGGGTTCCAACCAAGGCAGAGCCCTTGCCGAACAGCTCACCGCGTTCTGGCGCTGA
- a CDS encoding alkene reductase yields the protein MLFSPLTLGELELPNRLVMAPLTRVRTGQEGVPGPLVVEHYRQRASLGLIVSEGIYPSPAGRSYPGQPGLATPEQIAGWKKVTDAVHAEGGRIFAQIMHGGRVSHEDINGGHRVVAPSAIAVEGETRTYNGKQPHPVPHELSADELPVVREEIVTASRNAIEAGFDGVELHSANGYLLHEFLAPNTNVRTDSYGGSPENRARFVIETVNAVVEALGANRVGIRISPEHNVQGIEETDAADVRATYEVLVNSIAPLDLAYLSILHAEPTGDLVQDLRSRFNGTFLVNTGFGVITTREEALSLVADGHADAVVVGRPAIANPDLARRWREGLPLNEPDQSTFYGEGAKGYTDYPVYQPA from the coding sequence ATGCTGTTTTCCCCGCTGACTCTCGGCGAGCTCGAACTTCCCAACCGTCTCGTCATGGCACCGTTGACGCGTGTCCGTACCGGCCAAGAGGGCGTCCCCGGACCGCTCGTGGTGGAGCACTACCGCCAGCGTGCATCGCTCGGCCTGATCGTCAGCGAGGGAATCTACCCCAGCCCGGCCGGCCGCTCCTACCCTGGTCAGCCCGGGCTGGCGACCCCCGAGCAGATCGCCGGCTGGAAGAAGGTCACCGACGCAGTCCACGCCGAGGGCGGCCGGATTTTCGCCCAGATCATGCACGGTGGACGCGTCTCGCACGAGGACATCAACGGCGGCCACCGCGTCGTGGCCCCCAGCGCGATTGCCGTCGAAGGTGAGACACGGACCTACAACGGCAAGCAGCCGCACCCGGTGCCGCACGAGCTCTCCGCCGACGAGCTGCCCGTCGTCCGCGAGGAAATCGTCACCGCGTCGCGCAATGCGATTGAGGCAGGGTTCGACGGCGTTGAGCTGCACTCCGCCAACGGATACCTTCTCCACGAGTTCCTGGCGCCGAACACCAACGTCCGCACCGACAGCTACGGCGGCTCGCCCGAAAACCGCGCCCGCTTCGTCATTGAGACAGTGAACGCCGTCGTGGAGGCGCTGGGCGCCAATCGCGTCGGCATCCGGATCTCGCCCGAACACAACGTGCAGGGCATCGAAGAGACCGATGCCGCAGACGTCCGGGCAACCTACGAAGTACTGGTCAACTCCATCGCACCGCTGGACCTGGCCTACCTGAGCATCCTGCACGCCGAGCCGACCGGCGACCTGGTCCAGGACCTGCGGTCACGCTTCAACGGAACGTTCCTGGTCAACACCGGCTTCGGCGTCATCACCACGCGCGAGGAAGCCCTGTCGCTCGTGGCCGACGGCCACGCGGACGCCGTCGTGGTGGGCCGGCCCGCCATCGCCAACCCCGACCTCGCCCGCCGCTGGCGCGAGGGCCTGCCGCTGAACGAGCCGGACCAGTCCACGTTCTACGGCGAGGGCGCCAAGGGCTACACCGACTACCCGGTGTACCAGCCGGCCTAG
- a CDS encoding GntR family transcriptional regulator: protein MQKASNGTRAGNRPEDQTGRKGGRTVSRQVLADHVYEELLASLMDGRLEPGAAVSIDGTARELDVSPTPVREALARLEHTGMVRRVALKGYRVAPVFTREDFADLMEARLAIEPVNARLACMRLNPHRLGELEQTVADLKSAPRGPSFAEYKDYLEADERFHQLIAQQTDNQFLLGAYAALGGQIQRFRLFGGVGITDAEYAIAEHQSVLDALSNGDPEKAEAAMAAHIQKVRERAMADAPEE, encoded by the coding sequence ATGCAGAAAGCGTCCAACGGCACCCGCGCCGGCAACCGGCCCGAGGATCAGACCGGGCGCAAGGGAGGCAGGACCGTTAGCCGTCAGGTCCTGGCCGACCACGTCTATGAGGAGCTGCTGGCCTCGCTCATGGACGGCAGGCTGGAACCCGGTGCCGCCGTCAGCATTGACGGAACTGCCCGCGAACTGGACGTTTCCCCGACCCCGGTCCGCGAGGCACTGGCTCGCCTGGAACACACCGGCATGGTCCGCAGGGTGGCGCTCAAGGGTTACCGTGTGGCGCCGGTGTTCACCCGCGAGGACTTCGCGGATCTCATGGAGGCCCGCCTCGCGATCGAGCCGGTCAACGCCCGTCTGGCCTGCATGCGCCTGAACCCGCACCGCCTCGGCGAGCTTGAACAGACAGTCGCCGATCTCAAGTCCGCACCGCGCGGCCCGTCTTTTGCCGAGTACAAGGACTACCTCGAGGCCGACGAGCGCTTCCACCAGCTGATTGCCCAGCAGACTGATAATCAGTTCCTCCTAGGTGCTTACGCTGCGCTAGGTGGACAGATCCAGCGCTTCCGGCTTTTCGGCGGCGTAGGCATCACAGACGCCGAGTACGCCATCGCGGAGCACCAGTCCGTCCTGGACGCATTGTCCAACGGCGATCCTGAGAAGGCTGAAGCCGCCATGGCCGCCCACATTCAGAAGGTCCGCGAACGCGCCATGGCGGACGCCCCGGAGGAGTAG
- a CDS encoding sugar phosphate isomerase/epimerase family protein produces MAYTADNWPITAALLQFPGVDAQGADINDADASAWAEVLTEVKEAGFANADLTDSWVRPGDLSKERLAEFKQTADNVGIGIPVISAIRRSVIQEGKWEDNLAYSHRTIEAAAELGCEVVSFGLHQAITPEQQKQLWFWTVEGHKDPVGNKEAWNNAVTRFQELGRHAAEAGVLLSLEMYEDTYIGTADSSVQFVQDIGLSNVGLNPDLGNLIRLHRPIEDWREMVAKTLPYSNYWHMKNYIRDEDVARDMYVAMPAPMENGLINYREAFKVALSVGFQGILCTEHYGGDGLSVTASNQEYLRRHVLPKKDGYALGQSQVAQGRQQPAVVAH; encoded by the coding sequence ATGGCTTACACCGCCGACAACTGGCCCATCACCGCGGCCCTGCTGCAGTTCCCGGGCGTCGACGCCCAAGGCGCCGACATCAACGACGCCGACGCCTCGGCTTGGGCCGAGGTGCTCACCGAGGTCAAGGAAGCCGGCTTTGCCAACGCCGACCTCACCGACAGCTGGGTCCGTCCCGGCGACCTGAGCAAGGAACGCCTCGCCGAATTCAAGCAGACGGCTGACAACGTCGGTATCGGGATCCCGGTCATCTCCGCCATCCGCCGGAGTGTGATCCAGGAGGGCAAATGGGAAGACAACCTGGCCTACAGCCACCGCACCATCGAGGCCGCCGCTGAGCTCGGCTGCGAAGTTGTCTCCTTCGGCCTGCACCAGGCAATAACCCCGGAACAGCAGAAGCAGCTCTGGTTCTGGACCGTCGAAGGTCACAAGGACCCCGTCGGAAACAAGGAAGCCTGGAACAACGCCGTCACCCGTTTCCAGGAACTTGGCCGGCACGCCGCGGAGGCGGGTGTCCTGCTCTCGCTCGAGATGTACGAGGACACTTACATCGGTACCGCGGACTCCTCCGTGCAGTTCGTCCAGGATATCGGCCTGTCCAACGTGGGCCTCAACCCGGACCTGGGTAACCTGATCCGCCTGCACCGGCCCATCGAGGACTGGCGGGAAATGGTTGCCAAGACCCTGCCGTACTCCAACTACTGGCACATGAAGAACTACATCCGTGACGAGGACGTGGCCCGCGACATGTACGTCGCCATGCCAGCTCCCATGGAAAACGGCCTCATCAACTACCGCGAAGCATTCAAGGTGGCTCTCTCCGTGGGCTTCCAGGGCATCCTATGCACCGAGCACTACGGCGGCGACGGCCTCTCCGTGACGGCCAGCAACCAGGAATACCTGCGCCGGCATGTCCTGCCCAAGAAGGACGGCTACGCCCTCGGCCAAAGCCAGGTGGCGCAGGGACGTCAGCAACCCGCCGTAGTCGCCCACTAG
- the dhaL gene encoding dihydroxyacetone kinase subunit DhaL: MTQIFDNPADFADEALDGFVAANRAYVARVDGGVVRSTEIPAGQVALVVGGGSGHYPAFAGLVGPGLAAGSACGNMFASPAAGQVYRVAKAANAGGGVLLSYGNYAGDVLHFGQAQLRLNAEGIETRTVLVTDDIASAPLDQIEKRRGIAGDLTVFKIAGAAAEAGLSLDEVERLAIKTNHRTRSLGVAFDGCTLPGASEPLFHVPAGQMSLGLGIHGEPGISEHPMPTASELAELLVSRLLEDKPDGAGDRVVAIVNGLGTVKYDELFLLFGKIEKLLNAANLTVVEPECGELVTSLDMSGLSLTLLWLDDELEQFWGAPADTPAYRKGNTAPRARRELSSAEDTAAENTEKATAASANLGRLAAAVLAQVRDVVVEHEAELGDLDAIAGDGDHGIGMRRGVDAAAAAGEQNAAAGASAERVLTAAGEAWSERAGGTSGALWGTAVMAAGLALGNRDSYAAGDANAAVSAFSNAITELGKAEPGDKTMVDALLPFRDAFQEAFDGGASLGDALTTAAAAANEAARRTADLRPLKGRARPLAEKSLGHPDPGAVSFGLIAERVATYLASDAADSTPAASHMASTAGKGATE, from the coding sequence ATGACCCAGATCTTCGACAATCCCGCTGATTTCGCAGATGAGGCGCTTGACGGCTTCGTCGCCGCCAACCGCGCGTATGTTGCGCGCGTGGACGGCGGCGTAGTCCGCTCCACCGAGATCCCCGCCGGCCAGGTGGCACTTGTGGTGGGCGGAGGCTCCGGCCACTACCCCGCCTTCGCAGGCCTGGTCGGACCCGGCCTAGCCGCCGGCTCCGCCTGCGGGAACATGTTCGCCTCGCCGGCCGCCGGCCAGGTCTACCGCGTGGCCAAGGCGGCAAACGCGGGCGGCGGCGTGCTGCTGAGCTACGGCAACTACGCCGGCGACGTACTGCACTTCGGCCAGGCGCAGCTCCGTCTCAACGCCGAGGGCATCGAGACGCGCACGGTGCTGGTCACGGACGACATTGCCAGCGCCCCGCTGGACCAGATCGAGAAGCGCCGCGGCATCGCCGGTGACCTGACGGTCTTCAAGATCGCGGGCGCCGCGGCTGAAGCAGGCTTGAGCCTTGACGAGGTGGAGCGCCTCGCCATTAAGACGAACCACCGCACGCGTTCACTGGGCGTGGCCTTCGACGGCTGCACCCTGCCCGGCGCGTCCGAGCCGCTGTTCCACGTTCCGGCCGGGCAGATGTCGCTGGGCCTGGGCATCCACGGCGAACCGGGCATCTCCGAGCACCCCATGCCCACCGCGTCCGAGCTTGCCGAGCTGCTGGTGTCCCGGCTCCTCGAGGACAAGCCGGACGGCGCCGGCGACCGCGTGGTTGCCATCGTCAACGGCCTGGGCACGGTCAAGTACGACGAGCTGTTCCTCCTCTTCGGCAAGATCGAAAAGCTCCTGAACGCCGCCAACCTGACCGTCGTGGAGCCGGAATGCGGCGAGCTCGTCACCAGCCTGGACATGTCCGGGCTCTCGCTCACCCTGCTGTGGCTCGACGACGAACTCGAACAGTTCTGGGGCGCGCCGGCCGACACCCCGGCCTACCGCAAGGGCAACACCGCGCCGCGCGCCCGCCGCGAACTATCCAGTGCCGAAGACACGGCCGCCGAGAACACTGAAAAGGCAACGGCGGCGTCCGCTAACCTGGGCCGGCTGGCAGCCGCCGTCCTCGCCCAGGTGCGGGACGTCGTCGTCGAACACGAAGCGGAACTCGGCGACCTGGACGCGATTGCCGGCGACGGCGACCACGGCATCGGCATGCGCCGCGGCGTTGATGCGGCTGCCGCGGCCGGCGAGCAGAATGCAGCAGCCGGAGCCTCGGCTGAACGCGTGCTCACCGCCGCAGGCGAGGCCTGGAGCGAGCGCGCGGGCGGAACCTCGGGCGCACTGTGGGGGACGGCCGTGATGGCCGCAGGCCTCGCGCTGGGCAACCGCGATTCTTACGCCGCCGGCGATGCGAACGCAGCCGTGTCCGCCTTCAGCAACGCCATCACCGAACTCGGCAAGGCAGAGCCGGGGGACAAGACCATGGTGGACGCCCTCCTGCCGTTCCGGGACGCGTTCCAAGAAGCGTTCGACGGCGGCGCCTCCCTGGGCGATGCGCTCACCACCGCCGCTGCCGCGGCGAACGAAGCGGCCCGCCGGACCGCGGACCTGCGCCCCCTCAAGGGCCGCGCCCGCCCGCTGGCTGAAAAGAGCCTCGGCCACCCGGACCCCGGTGCAGTCTCGTTCGGACTGATTGCCGAGCGCGTGGCCACCTACCTCGCATCTGATGCAGCCGATTCCACACCGGCCGCGTCCCACATGGCCTCGACGGCCGGAAAAGGAGCAACGGAATGA
- a CDS encoding ribose-5-phosphate isomerase: MSNTEGWRIVIGNDEAGVEYKEALKALLEADPRVASVEDIGVAANDSTAYPHLAVAAARKVADGDADRALLICGTGLGVAIAANKVPGIRAVTAHDSYSVERSVLSNNAQVLTMGQRVIGLELAKKLVGEWLEHRFDENSSSAAKVDAICSYEPDYTKAD, from the coding sequence ATGAGCAATACAGAAGGCTGGCGCATTGTCATTGGCAACGATGAGGCCGGCGTCGAATACAAGGAAGCACTGAAGGCCCTGCTGGAGGCGGACCCTCGCGTTGCCTCCGTCGAGGACATTGGCGTCGCGGCCAACGACTCCACCGCGTACCCGCACCTCGCCGTCGCTGCCGCCCGCAAGGTGGCCGACGGCGACGCGGACCGCGCACTCCTGATCTGCGGAACCGGCCTCGGCGTGGCCATTGCCGCCAACAAGGTCCCCGGCATCCGCGCCGTCACCGCGCACGACAGCTACTCCGTGGAACGTTCCGTCCTCAGCAACAACGCCCAGGTCCTCACCATGGGCCAGCGCGTCATCGGGCTGGAACTTGCCAAGAAGCTGGTGGGCGAATGGCTGGAGCACCGCTTCGACGAAAACTCCTCCTCCGCCGCCAAGGTGGACGCCATCTGCTCGTACGAACCCGACTACACGAAGGCCGACTGA
- a CDS encoding 3-hydroxyacyl-CoA dehydrogenase family protein has product MTETPTSSRKFAVVGSGYMGGGIAQVLALGGARVALADVSAEVAQKNYERLLTESDQFVADGLFPEGSTEILKQNLWAAKDIEEAVADADFIEEAVPEVIGIKHQTLARISAAARPDAIIGSNTSTISIAELSQPVANPERFLGVHFSNPSPFIPGVEIIPHAGTSAETVGTVRDLVHAANKQTAVVKDVTGFVLNRLQYALFHEAAQLVEQGIATAEDVDTLVRTTFGFRLPFFGPFAIADMAGLDVYNFCYKSLQTDFPERFATPKILTDLVEAGKLGTKTGAGFLNVPAERTPELIAYRNKAYVAMQKLIEELGPAPIN; this is encoded by the coding sequence ATGACCGAAACACCCACCAGCTCACGCAAGTTCGCCGTCGTCGGATCCGGCTACATGGGCGGCGGCATCGCCCAGGTCCTCGCCCTCGGCGGGGCCCGCGTTGCCCTCGCCGACGTATCGGCCGAGGTGGCACAGAAGAACTACGAGCGCCTGCTCACCGAGTCCGACCAGTTCGTGGCCGACGGGCTGTTCCCGGAAGGATCCACCGAGATCCTGAAGCAGAACCTCTGGGCCGCGAAGGACATCGAGGAAGCCGTGGCCGACGCCGACTTCATCGAGGAGGCGGTGCCCGAGGTCATCGGCATCAAGCACCAGACCCTGGCCCGCATCAGCGCCGCCGCCCGGCCGGACGCCATCATCGGCTCCAACACCTCCACCATCTCCATCGCGGAGCTCTCCCAGCCGGTCGCCAACCCGGAGCGCTTCCTCGGCGTGCACTTCTCCAACCCGTCGCCGTTCATCCCCGGTGTGGAAATCATCCCGCACGCAGGCACTTCGGCCGAGACCGTTGGCACCGTTCGCGACCTCGTCCACGCCGCCAACAAGCAGACCGCCGTGGTTAAGGACGTCACCGGATTCGTGCTCAACCGCCTGCAGTACGCGCTCTTCCACGAGGCAGCACAGCTGGTGGAACAGGGCATTGCCACGGCAGAGGACGTGGACACCCTGGTCCGCACCACCTTCGGCTTCCGGCTGCCGTTCTTCGGCCCCTTCGCCATCGCCGACATGGCAGGCCTGGACGTCTACAACTTCTGCTACAAGTCGCTGCAGACCGATTTCCCGGAGCGCTTCGCCACCCCGAAGATCCTCACGGACCTCGTGGAGGCAGGCAAGCTGGGCACCAAGACCGGCGCAGGCTTCCTGAACGTCCCGGCCGAGCGCACCCCCGAGCTAATCGCCTACCGCAACAAGGCCTACGTCGCCATGCAGAAGCTCATCGAGGAACTCGGCCCCGCGCCGATCAACTAA
- a CDS encoding SDR family NAD(P)-dependent oxidoreductase: MSTFPSERTAIVTGAVSERGIGRATANYLAEQGWNIGIIDLDDALCQATAKEIASQYGVKAHGVGANVADEASVRAAIDSIEAELPQIVALANVAGVSSPVPYLELDAAEWDRVLNINLNGVHYATRRVAESMTKNRIGRIVNISSVSAQRGGGTFSKTPYSVAKAGVIGLTRSTARELGEYDITVNAVSPGPIDTDIMGGTLSQERKDELVRDLVVNRVGSTRDIAAAIAFLISEDAGYISGQTLNVDGGLYMH, from the coding sequence ATGAGCACTTTTCCGTCCGAGCGCACGGCAATCGTCACCGGAGCCGTCTCGGAACGCGGCATCGGCCGGGCCACCGCCAACTACCTTGCAGAGCAGGGCTGGAACATAGGCATCATCGACCTCGACGACGCCCTCTGCCAGGCCACGGCCAAGGAAATCGCCAGCCAGTACGGCGTGAAGGCCCACGGCGTGGGCGCGAACGTCGCGGACGAGGCATCGGTCCGGGCAGCCATCGATTCCATCGAAGCGGAACTGCCCCAGATCGTGGCCCTCGCGAATGTGGCCGGCGTCAGCTCGCCGGTCCCGTACCTGGAACTCGACGCCGCCGAGTGGGACCGCGTGCTCAACATCAACCTCAACGGCGTCCACTACGCCACGCGCCGCGTCGCCGAATCCATGACGAAGAACCGCATTGGCCGCATCGTGAACATCTCCTCCGTCTCCGCACAGCGCGGCGGCGGAACGTTCTCCAAGACCCCGTACTCCGTGGCGAAGGCCGGCGTGATCGGACTGACCCGCTCCACCGCCCGCGAACTCGGGGAGTACGACATCACGGTCAACGCCGTCTCACCCGGCCCCATCGACACCGACATCATGGGCGGCACCCTCAGCCAGGAACGCAAGGACGAATTGGTCCGGGACCTCGTGGTCAACCGGGTCGGTTCCACTCGGGACATCGCCGCAGCCATCGCCTTCCTCATCAGCGAGGACGCCGGATACATCTCCGGCCAGACGCTGAATGTGGACGGCGGCCTCTACATGCACTAA
- a CDS encoding MFS transporter, whose translation MTVTKPSTTKELLDSPILKSAISKASFRLMPMLVILYVVAFLDRTNVGFAEAALEADKGISAGAYALGAGIFFIGYALFEIPSNLLLTRFGAKVWLARIAVTWGIVSACFAFVQDETSFVILRFLLGVTEAGLFPGVIMFLAAWFPNKVRVKMFAIFYLAQPFSQMMGAPLSGWLINIGDQVPGVQGWQVMFFIEGMLAVLAGVAAFFFLINSPQDAKFLNRDEKKALLDVMALEDTVKEETGPRGVLAAMKNGKVWYFTVIYFCLQIAVYGVTFYLPQQVAQLTGQKVGLAVGLMAAIPWFFGIFACYFIGKAANTVIRRRVWGTGLFISTGLCIFGSAWAGANHLPALGIVFITLAVCSFLSIGPIAWSYPTAFLTGTAAAAGIGLINSLGNMGGFVAPILRTTVNQVTASDTGTMGVYALGVLPFLAAVMMIGTRKFKNKADDLLETSATGTAGTAQDQALLEK comes from the coding sequence ATGACTGTCACCAAACCATCCACCACGAAGGAGCTGCTGGACTCGCCGATCCTCAAATCGGCCATCTCCAAGGCGTCCTTCCGGCTCATGCCGATGCTCGTCATCCTTTACGTCGTGGCCTTCCTGGACCGCACCAACGTGGGCTTCGCCGAGGCCGCCCTCGAAGCGGACAAGGGCATTAGCGCAGGTGCCTACGCACTCGGCGCCGGTATTTTCTTCATCGGCTACGCCCTGTTCGAGATCCCCAGCAACCTGCTCCTAACCAGGTTCGGCGCCAAGGTGTGGCTGGCACGCATCGCCGTCACCTGGGGCATCGTCTCCGCCTGCTTCGCCTTCGTGCAGGACGAGACCTCCTTCGTGATCCTGAGGTTCCTGCTGGGCGTGACCGAGGCCGGGCTCTTCCCGGGCGTCATCATGTTCCTCGCCGCCTGGTTCCCGAACAAGGTCCGCGTCAAGATGTTTGCCATCTTCTACCTCGCACAGCCGTTCTCCCAGATGATGGGCGCCCCGCTGTCCGGCTGGCTGATCAACATCGGCGACCAGGTTCCCGGCGTCCAGGGCTGGCAGGTCATGTTCTTCATCGAGGGCATGCTCGCCGTGCTGGCCGGCGTCGCCGCCTTCTTCTTCCTGATCAACAGCCCGCAGGACGCCAAATTCCTGAACAGGGACGAGAAGAAAGCGCTCCTGGACGTCATGGCCCTGGAAGACACCGTCAAGGAAGAGACCGGTCCGCGCGGTGTGCTCGCCGCGATGAAGAACGGCAAGGTCTGGTACTTCACGGTCATCTACTTCTGCCTCCAGATCGCCGTCTACGGCGTCACCTTCTACCTGCCGCAGCAGGTGGCGCAGCTGACCGGGCAGAAGGTAGGCCTCGCCGTCGGACTCATGGCCGCCATCCCGTGGTTCTTCGGCATCTTCGCCTGCTACTTCATCGGCAAGGCCGCCAACACCGTGATCCGCCGCCGGGTCTGGGGCACCGGGCTGTTCATCTCCACCGGCCTGTGCATCTTCGGCTCCGCCTGGGCCGGCGCCAACCATCTCCCCGCGCTGGGCATCGTGTTCATCACCCTCGCGGTGTGCAGCTTCCTCTCCATCGGACCCATCGCCTGGTCATACCCGACGGCGTTCCTCACCGGAACTGCCGCCGCGGCCGGCATCGGTCTCATCAACTCGCTGGGCAACATGGGCGGCTTCGTGGCCCCGATCCTGCGGACCACCGTCAACCAGGTGACCGCCTCGGATACCGGCACCATGGGCGTCTACGCACTCGGCGTGCTGCCGTTCCTCGCCGCGGTCATGATGATCGGCACTCGGAAGTTCAAGAACAAGGCCGACGACCTGCTCGAAACCAGCGCCACCGGAACGGCTGGCACTGCCCAAGATCAGGCACTGCTGGAAAAGTAG
- a CDS encoding triose-phosphate isomerase family protein translates to MTQLGQAIKDPGTIFVGVSTKMYLGYRDSLRWLDELRQQADARPALAAGRVVPFVIPSFPMLPAAGEIMAGSPLVLGAQNCGWADGPWTGELSPSLLAELGVGLVEIGHAERRRHFGEDDAMIALKVRAADDAGLSPLLCVGEESLGPEATLNAGAADAGGTAGAEGAARFVFSQIESAVGGDWDLAARLVIAYEPVWAIGAADPASAEYVSAVVHILRELLGAHGLQHLAVIYGGSAKPGLLPTLNGVSGLFLGRFAHDAANFGKVLDEALSLVYAD, encoded by the coding sequence GTGACCCAGCTCGGCCAGGCCATCAAAGACCCCGGCACGATTTTCGTCGGCGTCAGCACCAAGATGTACCTGGGTTACCGGGACAGCCTGCGCTGGCTGGATGAACTGCGCCAGCAGGCGGACGCCCGCCCGGCCCTCGCGGCCGGGCGGGTGGTCCCGTTCGTGATTCCGTCCTTTCCGATGCTTCCGGCGGCAGGGGAGATCATGGCCGGGTCGCCGCTGGTCCTAGGTGCCCAGAATTGCGGCTGGGCAGATGGTCCGTGGACGGGTGAACTCTCGCCGTCGCTGCTCGCCGAGCTGGGCGTGGGACTCGTGGAGATCGGGCACGCCGAGCGGCGGCGGCACTTCGGTGAGGACGACGCCATGATTGCGCTCAAGGTCAGGGCGGCCGACGACGCCGGCCTCAGCCCGCTGCTGTGCGTGGGGGAGGAGTCGCTCGGCCCGGAGGCCACCTTGAATGCCGGAGCGGCCGACGCCGGCGGTACTGCCGGTGCGGAAGGCGCCGCCCGCTTCGTCTTCAGCCAGATCGAATCCGCGGTCGGCGGGGACTGGGACCTGGCCGCCCGGCTGGTCATCGCCTATGAACCCGTCTGGGCCATCGGCGCCGCCGATCCTGCCAGCGCGGAGTACGTGTCCGCCGTCGTACACATTTTGCGGGAACTGCTCGGTGCCCACGGGCTGCAGCACCTCGCCGTCATCTACGGCGGGTCCGCGAAACCCGGCCTGCTGCCCACACTGAATGGTGTGTCCGGGCTGTTCCTCGGCCGGTTCGCACACGACGCCGCGAACTTCGGAAAAGTGCTGGACGAAGCACTGTCGCTGGTGTACGCAGACTAG